A region of the Fusobacteria bacterium ZRK30 genome:
AGAACCAATCTTACCGGCTGGAACACTTTTATACTTTAAAGCTAAGAGCTTTAGAGTAAATTATGGAAGTTTTCCATTCAGAGAGAAGCTAACAGATAAATCTAAGATCTTTGTTGGTAAAGAAGCAGTAAAAACGGTTCCTTCATCTGAAGGAAATACAGACCTGTTAGAATTAAAATCTTCACCATTAATCATACCGGAAGATGCTCAAGGCTGGGTTGCAGCTAAAGTAATATAGGGAGGTAACAATGAAAAAATGTAAAGTTAAATTAACAGCAATTGAATATAAAGGGAAAAAGTATAAGCCAGGTGCGGTTATAGAGTTAGATGATAAAGATGCAGCAGATCTAATTAAAAATGATTTTGTAAGAGAGATAAAATCTCTTCCTCTAGAAAAGAAAACTCCTGAAGAACTAGCGGAAGAAAAAAGAAGAAAAGAATTAGTTGACTTAACTATTCCGGAATTAAAAGAAAAGGCAGCGGACATGGAACTTCAATTAGAGGTAACTAAAAAAGCTGAGATCATAGAAGCCATCATGGAAGCTGAAGATGAACTTTAAAGAGATGATGGATGAGGATCTAGACCTTCTATTTGACCCGGATGAAATAGGAGAAAAGGTTACCTTTGAAGGAAATGAGATTATAGCTGTAAAATCATCTGAAGAATTCAATAAAAAGTATGAAGGAAAGAATAATGATAGATACAGTGAAGCAGGTATCTATCATGGAGGGATTACTCTTTCAATGAAAAAGGAAGATTTCCCAAATGATGTTTATATAAACAGTACGGTAAATTTGAACGATGAATCATATGAAGTCATAGACATTGAAGACAAAGGAAATACCTTTAGGATATCTCTTATTACTAATTATAAATAATCAATTTCGTAACTCCCGAAATTAGTTTTATTTTTTAATTTCGAAAGTTACGAAATACAAGAGGTGAAACCTATGATTGAATTCGAGAGCGAAGCATTAGAGAAAATTATAGAAGAATTAGAAGGTATCACAGATGGTGTTGAAGAAGTGGTTTCTAAGGCATCAAATCAAACTGCTAAAAGAGCGAAAAGGTACATAGTAGATAGGATTATAGAAGATTTCTATATCAATAAAGATAAAGTTAATCCAGGGATCTCCATGAAGAAGGCTACTTTGCAGAAGACAACAGCTGAGTTAACAAATAATAGAAAGAAAGATCATTACGGCTTACAAAACTTTAGGGTAGATGTCCCGGATGATGGACCAATTAAAATTGGATTGAGAAGAAGCGGGGGATTGGTAGATCTAAAAAGAGCATTTCTTCGGTCTCCTAGGAATCAGCCAGGAAATATAATGGTATTCAGGCGTTTATTTACAGAATCTAAATTCAGAAAAGCTATTGAAAGGCAGTATGGATACAGTGTTGGCGGAATGATAGAACACAACCCGGAACTTATAGAAAAATTTATCAATGAAGACTTAGAGAATGAATTTGAAATTAAATTAAATGATTTCTTTGAAGAATAAAAAATTAGGAGGACAAAAATGATAGTTGATGGAAAAAAGTTTAGCGCAGTAGTAGTGATAGTAATTATGGCCATATTAATGACGTTTAAATCATGTCACAGAATATCTGCAGGTTATGTAGGTGTTGTTTACAGCCCTAATGGAGGAGTCCAAGAAAAGGTATTAACACAAGGATACAACTTTATCAATCCATTTAAAAATGTAACTGAATATACCATAGGAACAGAACAGGCATATTTATCTGCAGATGAAAGGGATGGATCTGAAGATAATGATTCGTTTATGGTCCCTACCTCAGATGGAAAGATGGTTAATGTAGATTTAGAGTATTCATATAGATATGATGAAAATAAGGTGGCTAAGATCTTTACAAGGTTTAAAGGTAAAAGCGGAGACATTATTCAAAACACATATACCAGAGTAAAGATAAAAGCATATGTATCTGAAGTAACTTCTAAATTTAGTGTCCTTGATATTTATGGTTCTAAGCGGGCAGAGTTAAATTTAGGGACCTACCAGCATATCAAAGATAAGTTTGCTAAAGATGGGATAATCATTGAATCTGTAAATTTCTCAAGAATAGGGTTAGATCCTGCTACAGCAACTGTTATACAGCAAAGAGTAAATACCCAACAAGAGTTAGAAAGACAAAAGATAGAGAAACAAAAAGCTCAAATTGAAGCTGAAAGAAATGCTATCCAGGAACAAGGAAAAGCTAAAGTTAAATTAATTCAAGCAACAGCTGAAGCAGAGAAAATATTAACTGTAGCTAAAGCCCAGGCTAAAGCTAACGATCTTAAGAAAAAATCTTTATCCAGTGAATTAATTAAATATGAACAAACCTTAAGGTGGGATGGGCAGCTGCCTAAAGTAACTTCTGGAGGTAATCCACTAATAGATATTAGAAACTAAGGAGGCGTTTATGTCTATAAGAAATTTAGAACAAGAAATTAAAAAGAGACTTGAAAATGCGATAAAAGGTATTCAGTTAATAGATGATGAAGGGAATCCTGTTATTCCTATAGTTGTTACCGGTATATTACCAATGGACACAGTGAGAGGGAAACCATATATACTAATCCAAACAACTAATGTCCAGGATGAACAAATGAGCGGTAATGTCGATGTTAGTATCCTATACGCAACTATTGGAGCTAGTAGAAAAGGCAGAAATGATCCAGAGATAGAAAAAGAAGCACTATCAACGGGACACTGGGATACCCTCTCAGTAATAGATAAGATCAGGGAAGATTTCTTTAAAGATACAAACTTTGAATTTGGAATTCTCAAAAGATCTATGAAACATGAAGTCTTTGGTGCAGTGAAAACACCATACTATCTTGGTGAGACTAAATGTTCATTTGAAATAGCAGTAACGCAGCCACAAGATGACTATTTGTAGGGAGGAATGATGGCAGTAAAAAAAGTAACCAAAAAGAAAAAAATAGAAGAACCAAAAGAGATAAAAAAAGAAAGTATATTTTATGTGGGACCAGGAGTTCAAAGAGGTATTTTAGATAAGGGGACTGTATTTATAGGAGATCTTCCTGAAGAAGTAGAAAAATTAAAAGTAAAATATCCATCTATAGTTCCTATGTTTGTTACAGAAGATGAATATGTAACAGCTTTTAATGAAATAAATCAACCAGGAACTGTAATAAATATCCTTTTTAATAAGGCAGTAGAGGAGGTAATGAACTAATGGGAACTATAAATCATGGAGTAAAAACAAGTGAAACTTCTACCTCTATGGCTAGTGTAATAGAAAGTGGTAATTGTGCAGTAATTATAGGAACTGCACCAGTAAATTTAGCAAAGTCACCTAAGATAAATACCCCGGTTCTCTGCTATTCAGAAAAAGAAGCAATAGAAGCCTTTGGGTATTCAGATGATTGGGCCAACTATACTCTTTGTGAAGCTATAGATGTGTTCTTCAGGCTATTCAAAGTAGGACCGGTAGTTTTTATAAATGTCTTAGACCCTGCTACTCACAAAGAAGCAGTGGCAGATACAGCTATTACATTTACTAAGAAAAAAGGAACCATCACAGATAAAGGGATCCTATTACCTAGTTTAGCTTTAAAGCAATCTGATGATACTGTGGTTCCTAAAGATAAATATACAGCGGTATTTAACGAGGATGGCTCTGTGAGCATCATAATTACAGATACTGCTTTAGCAGGGACACTTAACACAGGAAAGGTCAGCTATGACAAATTAAAACCAAGTTTAGTAACTGAAACAGATATTATCGGTGGGATTGATACAACTACTCTTGTTACTAAAGGGATATCTTTAATAAATCAAATATTCCCTAAATATAATAAAGTCCCTAATATCGGATTAGCCCCTGGATGGACAGATAAGAGTAAGGTAATGACATCCCTGGTATCAGCTATGAAAAGTATCAATGAGGTCTTTACCGGCATAGCATTAGCCGACATAGATTCAACTACTATAGATAAGTACAACAAGGTCACAGCATGGAAAAACGATAATAGTTATATTCATGAAAACTTGTATAACTTCTGGCCAATGGGATTAATAGATAAAACTCTTTATCATATTTCTACTTTAGCAGCCGCTTCTATGTATGCAGTAGATACTAAAAATGGAGATATTCCTTATGAATCACCATCAAATAAACCTCTTAATATCACAGGGATCTGTCTGAAGAATAAAACCGAAGTAGATCTTCTATTAACCCAGGCTGATTACTTAAATGATAATGGAATAGCAACTTCTATTAATTTTAATGCAGGTTGGAGACTATGGGGAAATAGAACTGGGTGTTACCCGGCTAATAGAGATATCAAAGATAATACAATCTCTTGTAAGAGAATGTTTATTTGGGATAACAATAATTTTACTCTGACTTATTGGTTAGATGTAGATAAGCCGGCAAATAATAAGCTCATGGATAAGATAGTAGACAGCTATAACGATTACTACAATGGATTGGTAACTACAGGAGCTATTTTAGGCGGAAGGATAGAGTTTAATAAGCAAGATAATCCTACTACTAAGTTAATGGATGGAAAGTATAACTTTAAAAGATATATGACACCAGTTGGAGTAGCAGAAAAGATAGAATCAGCTCTAGAGTATGATACAGAATACTTAAAGAAACTATTTGGAGGTGGTAAGTAATGAATGGATTTCCAATATCCCTACAGGGATTTAGTATGTATATGAATGCATTAAGAGAAGTGGGAGTTGTAGATTTAGAGCTCCCTAATATCCAATTTATGACCGATACAGTTACAGGTTCTGGAATAGCAGGAGAGTTAGAAGTTCCTATTGCCGGGTTAACTAAATCTATGGGGATGAAAATAAAGAAAAGAGCAGTTAACAGCCAATTTACAACACTTCTTGCCCCCATTACTCATCAGCTTGCTTTTAGAGGTAATCTTCAAATGGCTGATCCAGGAAGCCCAATAGGAAGGATGAGAAATAGAAAAATTAGAATTATGGCTAAGGTGACTCCTAAGAATAAAAACTTAGGGAAAGCAGAGACAGCTAAAGCTATGGATACAGAGAGTGAATTTGAAGTAATTAGTTTAAGAGTATTTATAGATGAGGTAGAAACACTTCATATAGATAAACTTAACAATAAATTTGTAGTAGATGGGATCAATTATCTTGATAATGACGATTTTCTATAAAAGACCGATAATTAAATAATATAAATTAAAAAAAACAAAAATAATTAAAACCATTAAGGAGGTCAAATGGAAAATGTAATAACTGAAAATAAAGAAGTAGAAGCAAAACAAGAAATAAAAGAAGTCAAAGGAAAAACAAACTTAGAGATAAAAAATGAGATTGTAATTATTACTCTGGGAACTTCTATTAATTTTAATGATGAAATAATAAAGAAGCTTGAATTAAATTTCAATGGTCTTACTGGAGTTGATATCTGTGAAGCTGAAAGTGATGCATTAGGAAGATTTTATACTCCATTACCAGATACAAATTATTCAACGGCATATCAAGGAGCTATTGCAGCGAAAGCTTCAGGATTACCATTTGAAGCAATTTTAGAATTAAAATCTAAAGACTTTAAAATAGTAACAGAATGTACCAAGGGTTTCTTGCTAGGGTAGATCTCAACTCCAAAGAAAAGATTAAGAACTTAAGAGAATCTATCCTAATGGCAGGTAAACTAACAAAGAGTGGAGCTGATTTTTTCTATAGGATGAGATTAGAAGAATTGGTTAATTGGTTGGAGGCGATCCCTAATGAGCAATAGAAATTTTGTAATAGAAATAGGAGGGAAGGTTGCCTCCTCATTAAAAACTAGTTTTACTAAAAGTTCACAAGAAGTAAAAAAGTTAAGCAACCATATGAAAAAGTTAAAAAAAATAAATTTTAACGAAAACTCAAAAGGGATTAGAAATCTCAGTGAAGAACAAAAAAAGCTTAACAAACACATGAAAAATTTTAGAGCTAATAATATCACAGAAGTACGATATGAAATAGGAAGGTATCA
Encoded here:
- a CDS encoding SPFH domain-containing protein; the encoded protein is MIVDGKKFSAVVVIVIMAILMTFKSCHRISAGYVGVVYSPNGGVQEKVLTQGYNFINPFKNVTEYTIGTEQAYLSADERDGSEDNDSFMVPTSDGKMVNVDLEYSYRYDENKVAKIFTRFKGKSGDIIQNTYTRVKIKAYVSEVTSKFSVLDIYGSKRAELNLGTYQHIKDKFAKDGIIIESVNFSRIGLDPATATVIQQRVNTQQELERQKIEKQKAQIEAERNAIQEQGKAKVKLIQATAEAEKILTVAKAQAKANDLKKKSLSSELIKYEQTLRWDGQLPKVTSGGNPLIDIRN
- a CDS encoding phage tail sheath family protein, with protein sequence MGTINHGVKTSETSTSMASVIESGNCAVIIGTAPVNLAKSPKINTPVLCYSEKEAIEAFGYSDDWANYTLCEAIDVFFRLFKVGPVVFINVLDPATHKEAVADTAITFTKKKGTITDKGILLPSLALKQSDDTVVPKDKYTAVFNEDGSVSIIITDTALAGTLNTGKVSYDKLKPSLVTETDIIGGIDTTTLVTKGISLINQIFPKYNKVPNIGLAPGWTDKSKVMTSLVSAMKSINEVFTGIALADIDSTTIDKYNKVTAWKNDNSYIHENLYNFWPMGLIDKTLYHISTLAAASMYAVDTKNGDIPYESPSNKPLNITGICLKNKTEVDLLLTQADYLNDNGIATSINFNAGWRLWGNRTGCYPANRDIKDNTISCKRMFIWDNNNFTLTYWLDVDKPANNKLMDKIVDSYNDYYNGLVTTGAILGGRIEFNKQDNPTTKLMDGKYNFKRYMTPVGVAEKIESALEYDTEYLKKLFGGGK
- a CDS encoding phage major tail tube protein, producing the protein MNGFPISLQGFSMYMNALREVGVVDLELPNIQFMTDTVTGSGIAGELEVPIAGLTKSMGMKIKKRAVNSQFTTLLAPITHQLAFRGNLQMADPGSPIGRMRNRKIRIMAKVTPKNKNLGKAETAKAMDTESEFEVISLRVFIDEVETLHIDKLNNKFVVDGINYLDNDDFL